One Gardnerella vaginalis genomic window, GTTCCTTATAACTTGCCAAAGTTAGCGAATTATTCCTGTTGTTCTGCTAGAATCACTTTTATACTTTATACCCCTATTATGTATATGCAGAGTAGAGAAGTAGAAAGTTCAGAAACAAGACAGGGACGTGATGCAGACGCAGATTGTATGCCAGCGCTTTGATCTTACAACTTGATAATTAAACAAATATCCCCACCCCCCAAACCTAAATGATTTGAAGAATGAGGTAAATATGAACGCTAAGATTGCAGCCGCCATCTCTTTGGGTGCTAGCTCTTTGGCTCTTATTGGAAGCATAAGCATTGCAAACGCTGCCAACGCCGCCGACGCGACTACAACAGATACGTCCAATCATCCAGCAGCACGGGTTGAGACCATATCCAACACTGGTTTTAATGCTGTTAGCAATGTTATGTCTTACGGTCCAGAAGATTCTACACCACAAACCGTTAATCCTCCTGTTGCTGGCGACGCTGTTGCTGGTAAGCAAGAGAAAGAAAATTCTGGAACAGTTCAAGGTTCAGACACATCTAAGAATAACACTCCAGCAAATGCAGAGATACTCCAAAAAGTCGAAGAATCAACGAAACTGCAAAAAGAAGCTAAGAATAAGCATGATGAAGCAAATAAAGCTGTAGAAGAAGCAAAACGAGAAGTTGAAGATACTGCAAGAAAAATTAATGAAGCTGTAGAAAAGAAAAATAATGCAGAAAATAGCATTGCTGAGACCAATAAGAAAATAGAAACAGAGACTCAGAATATAGCAAATGCCAAGCAGCGCATTGAAGAGAAGAATAGAGCCGTAGAAGAGGCAGAAAAAGCCAAGAAGGTTGCTGACGAGGCTAGACAAAATGCTGAACAAGTAAACAAGATTAGGTCTGAAGAAAAAGCTGCAAAAGATGAACTTGCTAAGGATGCAAAAGATGACCACGAAGATACTGCAGAAGATTTAGCAAATGAAGAAAAGGCTAAATCTACGCTTGAAGCAGAGCTAGCTGAAGATAGAAAAAATGTTGAACAAGCAAAATCAGATGCTGAACAAGCAGAAAAAACCGCTGCCAAAGGTAAAGACGCTGAAACTAATCTTAATAAAATCAATTCAAATCTTGAGAAATTAACAGAAGAATTAAAAGAAGCTAAGAATAATAAAGAAACAAACTCCAGCAAAATCGCAGAGTTGAAGAAAAATGTTGAAAAAGCAAATGAATCTGTTTCAAATGCTAAAAAGGATGTAGAAGAAAAGAAACGTAAATATGTTTTACAGCAAGAAAAAGTAAATACTCTTGAAAAGCAGCTACAGGAATTAGAAAAAGATACTTCTAAACTTGGCAACTCTGAGCATGCTGAAAAAATGAATAAAATAGGACAAGAAAAACTAACTGAAAGCGATGCAGCAGAAAAACTTAAATCAGAGTTAGACAATGCTACTCGTACGCTTCAAGAAGAAACAACAAAAGCTAATAAAGCTGAGCAAGATCTGATGGAAGCAAACAAAAACAATGACGCTATTAATGAAATATCAGATGCAATTAAAGAGTTAACTTCTGAAAAGGAATACAATAATAAGATTGTATTGGAAGCTGCTGAAGCAAAAGAACTTGCATCTAGAAAGAAGACTGAGGCTGAAAAATTAGCTAAAGATATTAAAGAAAAAGAATTAAAGTTACAGGAATACGAAAAAACAATAGCCGAATTACGCGAATCTAAACAAGATGCCGAAAAAGCTTTTTCTACCACTAAAGAGGCAGCAGAAAAAGCTAAAGAGGAGGCAGAAAAAGCTGCTCAAAACTTACTAGCAAGAACAGAAGAAGCACTAAGAGCAGAGAAAAAAGTTCAAGACGAAACTGCTAATTTTGAAAACGCTAAAATGGATAAGGATACCGCCGAAAAGAATCTTAATCAACTGAAAGAAGACTTGAAGCGAATCGATAAAGAAATATCAGAAGCGAAAACTACTGTTGAATCAACTAAACAACTTGCTGAAACAGCAAAGCAAAAACTAAATGATGCAAAAACTAATGTTGAAGCAACTAAAGCAAAGATCTTAGAGCTAAAAGCTTCGATTGAAGAGACCAAGCGTACACTTATTTCAAAATATGCTGCGAGCACCCAAACCATAGAAACAGCTTTTGCTTTCATGATAAATGAGGTTGCTCATCGATCTAAAGAACTTGATAAATCAACACAAACGTTGAACGATGTGGAAAAGAGTCTCACTGCAGCAAAACAGAAGGCTGAGGAAGCTTTGAATCCACAGGCGCAAAAGCCAGCTCCTGCTCCAAGCGCGCCGCAAGAGGCTCCACAGACTCAGCCGCAAGAGACTCCACAGGATCATCCACAAAATCCTGCAGTGCCAGAAACACACGCTCCTTCTGCACCAGAGTCACAAGCTCCGCTTACACCTCCAGCGCCTCCAGCGGCTTCAAATCCACAGGTTCAGAAGCCAGAAAACGGTGTGAATCCAGAAAACAACGCGAAGCCAGAGGACAACACGCAAGATAGCAATAGCTCTTCTCGAGGAGACTTTGCAGGAAGCAACTCGCAGCAAGACGGTGGCAATTTGAGTGTTGCTCCAGCTCCAAACACTCCGCAGAATGCGCCACAGAACAATGCTGCACCAAGTGCGCCACAGGCTTCGGCTCCTTCTGCTCCACAGTCTGCTCCACAGTCTGCACCTAAGCACAGTGCTGTCCCAGCAAAACAAACGGAGTCCACACATACCGCAAAAGCTGCAGAAGCACTAGTAGAAAACGCTACTGCTAAGTCGCCAGCAACCGCAGAGACTCCTGCACGCACGCCTCGTGCTGCAGCATCTGCTGCAGCACCTACTACAACACCATCTACCGCACATTCCCATACGCAAAGCGATGCCGAAAAATCAAATAACAGCAACGCTTCTAAGGGAAAGGAAGATGTAAAGAGCGAATCCAAGGAATCCGAAGATTCTAAGAATAACGAATCTAATAACAACAATTCTAAGAACGAAGAATCCAAAAACGAGGATTCCAAGAGCGCAGAGGCTGCAACCCCAAAGGCAACAGCTCAAGATTCTGGAAACAGCGCATTCATGAAGATTGCAGCAATCGCAGGAAGCATCACTGCTGGAATCGCAGCAATCGGCGCAGGATGGCACTTTATGCGAATTCGTCGCAAGTAGTCGCAAGTAGTGAACATGCGCAAATAATCGCAAATAACAAATAACAAAACCGCAGTTGGCATTTAGCTTTCTGCGGTTTTTGTTAATGCGGTTTTTGTTAAATCCCACTAAAATCGCCAATATTGCAAACGATATCAATACTTAATATAATGGTTAGCTAGAGCGTGCCTCAATCCAGTGATGTGTTGAGAAATCGCACTCTTCGACATCGTTTGCAAACCAACATCGATGCGACGAGATTACATGTGCCACTGATTAACAAAGGAGCATCATGAGCACAACAGACAACGCCAAAACAAAGGCTGCCACGCCTGTGCCCGTAGAAGAAAGCGCAGAACGACTCAATCGTCCACTAATTCAGCTAGCAAAAGCCTGCGGAGTTGCAACTTTCTACATAGACCAACTAGGCGACTATACGGAAATTACCGATGAAGCTCTTGTTGGCGTGCTAGATGCACTAGGTTGGCAAGCAGATACAGAGGAAAATATTGCAAACTCACTAAAACTAGTGCAAGAAAAGCGAGATAACGAACTTCTGCCACCAACCGTTGTATGCTTTAATGGCACAAAAACAATAGTGCCTGTGCACACTGGCGGCAGTGCAATCGACCCAAGCAAAATTCATGTAACGCTGACTTTAGAAGACGGAACAGAATACGAGGATACGCCTGATAAGCCTCTTAATAACTTTAAGACAAGCAAAGAGGGCGACTTGTTGCTGGAACTTCCAGAAGATTTGCCAATGGGTTACCACACTCTGAAAGCAACTGTAGATGACGAATGCTCCTTGCATACTCAGGTTACACTGATTTCTGCTCCAGCAAGAATCCCTCTTCCACAAAGCGTTCAGGAACGCCATCGCTGGGGCTACATGACTCAGCTCTACTCCGTGCGATCAAAGGAATCTTGGGGAGTTGGCGATTATGGCGATTTGCGTAGACTTCTTAAAGACGCGGGTAGCATTGGCAAAGCCGACTTCATGCTTATAAACCCAATTCACGCTTGCGCACCAGTGGCACCTTTAGAGCCTTCGCCTTATTTGCCTGAGTCGCGCAGATTCTTAAACGTAACTTATATTCGCCCACAGGATATTCCAGAATACGAGCAATTAAGCGATAGCCAGAGAGAACAAGTAGAGGCTCTGCACGAGTCGGTTGAAGCGCAAAACAACGATCCAAATCCTATGGATATTAACGCTGCTTGGAGCGCAAAACTACCAGCATTAAAGATGATTTTTGAGCAGCCTAGAAGCGCAGAGCGCGAGCAGGATTTCGCAGACTTTAAGGCGCGTTCTGGAGAAGACTTAGACGCTTTTGCAACTTGGTGCGTAGCCTTTGAAGTTTGGGGCGCTCCTTGGGGAGATAACCTTTGGTTTGATACCACTGGCAAGGGCACTCCGCAGATTGACGCACTTAAGAGCGAGCACGCCGATTTGTTGGAGTTCCACCGCTGGCTGCAGTGGATTGCAGACGAGCAGGTTGCAGCTGCCCACGCCGAAGCCAAAGCCGCTGGAATGGCAATCGGTCTTATGCAAGACATGGCTGTTGGCGTTCACGGCTATGGCGCAGATGTGTGGTGGAGCCCAGAGCGATTTGCTAACGGCGTTAGCGTTGGTGCACCTCCAGACTTCTACAACCAGCAAGGTCAAGATTGGGGTCAGCCTCCATTTGACCCTAATTATCTAGACGAAACTGGATACATTGCATACCGAGACATGGTTCACAACGTGTTCTTGCATGCTGGCGCGGTTCGCATTGACCACGTGCTCGGTCTTTTCCGCTTATGGTGGATTCCGCAAGGTCAAGGAGCTAAAAACGGTGCTTACGTGTACTACAACGTGGACGCTATGCTTGCTGTTCTTAGTATTGAGGCAACTCGCGCAGGCGGATTGGTGATTGGCGAAGATTTGGGCACTGTTCCAGCATATGTTTCTAAGGTTCTTGCCTCGCACGGAATTCTTGGAACTGTTGTTGAATGGTTCACTCACAACGACGATGCAGAAAAAGCCGCTAAGAAGGCTGGTAAGAAGCAGATTATATTTGCAAACCCTTCTACATACCGCGAATACGCTTTGGCATCTGTTACAACTCACGACATGCCACCTACAGCTGGATACCTTGCTTTCGAGCATGTTAAACTTCGCGAGGAGCTTCATTTGCTTACCGATTCTGTAGAAAGCTTCCAGAAGGCTGCGAGCGCAGAACGAGACGCCATGATGAAAATGCTTTTGGAAGGCGGATGGATTAGCAAGGATGCTGCAGAACATGTAGAGGACCATGTGCAAGAGATTGTAGAGGCCATGCATGCGATTATGCGTACTTCCCCATCTTTGCTTTTGCAAGTGGCGCTTGTTGACGCAGTTGGAGAAAAGCGTTCGCAGAATCAGCCTGGAACAAGTACAGAATATCCAAATTGGCGTATTCCTCTTGCTGACAAAGATGGCAATGTTATTCACACTGACGAAGTGTTCAAGTCGCCTAGAGTGCTTTCTATGGCAGCTGTTATGAACGGCAAACAATAGTTAGAATTTAAGCCAAAATAACAGTCAAAACAACAATAAAACAACAAAAAGAAAGGGCTAAAAACCTTTATAAATAAAGCCATTTAGAGTATAATGGAAGGGTATGGTTACCTGTTAAGAGTAACTTTATTCCCTCCCCCGACATGGTGTTAGGA contains:
- the malQ gene encoding 4-alpha-glucanotransferase; the encoded protein is MSTTDNAKTKAATPVPVEESAERLNRPLIQLAKACGVATFYIDQLGDYTEITDEALVGVLDALGWQADTEENIANSLKLVQEKRDNELLPPTVVCFNGTKTIVPVHTGGSAIDPSKIHVTLTLEDGTEYEDTPDKPLNNFKTSKEGDLLLELPEDLPMGYHTLKATVDDECSLHTQVTLISAPARIPLPQSVQERHRWGYMTQLYSVRSKESWGVGDYGDLRRLLKDAGSIGKADFMLINPIHACAPVAPLEPSPYLPESRRFLNVTYIRPQDIPEYEQLSDSQREQVEALHESVEAQNNDPNPMDINAAWSAKLPALKMIFEQPRSAEREQDFADFKARSGEDLDAFATWCVAFEVWGAPWGDNLWFDTTGKGTPQIDALKSEHADLLEFHRWLQWIADEQVAAAHAEAKAAGMAIGLMQDMAVGVHGYGADVWWSPERFANGVSVGAPPDFYNQQGQDWGQPPFDPNYLDETGYIAYRDMVHNVFLHAGAVRIDHVLGLFRLWWIPQGQGAKNGAYVYYNVDAMLAVLSIEATRAGGLVIGEDLGTVPAYVSKVLASHGILGTVVEWFTHNDDAEKAAKKAGKKQIIFANPSTYREYALASVTTHDMPPTAGYLAFEHVKLREELHLLTDSVESFQKAASAERDAMMKMLLEGGWISKDAAEHVEDHVQEIVEAMHAIMRTSPSLLLQVALVDAVGEKRSQNQPGTSTEYPNWRIPLADKDGNVIHTDEVFKSPRVLSMAAVMNGKQ